GAGCAGAAGGACAAGGCCGGCGATACCTCGGGCGTGCTGCACATGATCCTGCAACCCTCCAAGGATGGTTCGGTGATCAGCGATACCGAGTTCCGCAACTTCTTCTGCCTGGTGGTGGCGGCGGGCAATGACACCACCCGCTATTCCATCGCCGCCGGTATCCAGGCCATGTGCCACCAGCCCGAGTTGCTGGAACAGATGCGGGCGGGTGGCGACATCTGGGAGACTGCCCCGGACGAGATCATCCGCTGGGCGACGCCCGCGCTCTATTTCCGACGCACCGCGCTTCAGGATCACGAGATGCATGGCAAGACGATCCGGGCAGGCGACAAGGTGCTGTACTGGTGGTCCTCGGCCAATCGCGACGAGACGGTGTTCGACGACCCGTTCCGGGTCGATCTGTTTCGCAACCCGAACCGGCATCTGAGTTTCGGCCAGGGTGGCCCGCATGTCTGCCTGGGCATGTGGCTGGCCCGGCTCGAGGTCAAAGTGCTGTTCCAGGAGCTGGCCAAGCGGTTAAGCTCTATCGAACCAGCCGGACCGCACAGGTTCCTGCGCTCGAATTTCGTGGGCGGGATCAAGGAACTGCCGGTCACCGTCCGCCGCGCCTGACCCGGCACCAGAACAGGCTCAACAGGGAGGAGCCCCGACATGAAAGACAGATTGCGCGCGATGTTCTGCGACCATCTCAGCGTGATGCGGGGCAAATACCTGCCCAATTCCAAGATCGCCGACAGTTCCACCCGGTTCTGCCGCTCGACCTTTGGCGTGCACTACGACCGCGACCTGCTGGACGCACCCGGCGCGATGATGAAGCAGGGCCTGCCGGATATGGAGCTGAAATGGGTGCATGACGATATCCGCGACAGCTGGCACAGCGGTACCAAGGTGGTGCTGGGCGACCTTTACGATGATCACGACCAGCCGCTGCCGCTCTGCCCGCGCGGGGCGCTGAAACGGGCGGTGGCCGCCTGGCAGGCGCACGGTCTCAGCCCCAAGGTGGGGATCGAGCTGGAATGTTTCGCGCTTCAGGCCGACGATAACGGGCGGCTGGTGCCCTATGACGCGCCCGGCGGCGTGGTCTATGGCACCGGTCCCTTTGCCGATCCGCTGCGGTTCAATGACCGGATCTGGGCGATGGCCGAGGAGATGGGATTCTCGCTCGACATGATCACCGCCGAGTTCGACAGCCCGCAGTTCGAATATACGCTGACCTTTGACGATGCGCTCAAGGCGGTGGACGATATCGTGCTGTTCCGCCTGATGGCGCGCGAGATCGCGCTGGAATATGGCATCGTGCTGACCTTCATGCCGAAACCGATCGCCGAGGCGGGCGGATCGGGCATGCATATCAACTTCTCCTTCCAGGACGAGACGGGGGCAAATGCGCTGTCCTCGGGCCCGCGCGGTGGGCCCGAGCATATGAACGATCTGGCGCGCGGCTGTCTGGCGGGCCTGTTGCACCATCACAAGGGGCTGGCGGGGCTGATCGCGCCGACCGCCAATTCCTACATGCGGCTGCAACCCGGCTCGCTCTCGGGCTATTGGCAGAACTGGGGCGGCGATCATCGCAACGTCACCACCCGCATCAGCTCCGAGGGCGGCGCCAAGGCGCGGCTGGAACACCGGATGGCCGATGCCTCCGCGAACCCATATACCGCCGTGGCCGCCGTGTTGCAGGCGGCAAGGTTGGGGGTCGAGAACGGCCACACCCTGCCGCCGATGGAGACCGGCGACGGCTTCGATCAGACCGATGCCAAGGAGGGCACTGCCATCGACCTGGCCGGAGCGGTCCGCGATCTGGAACGCGACAGCGTACTCACCGAGGCGGTGGGCGCCGAGCTGGTCGCCAACCATGTGTTCATGAAACAGAAGGAAGTGCGCAAGACCCGCGACCTCGAAGGTGATGCGCTGCGCGATTTCTATGTCTATTTCATCTGAGGAGCTTGCCATGCGCGTGACCTGGAAACTGGCCGACGGCCGCGAAATCGCGGCCGAGGTCGCCCCCGGCCTGTCGCTGATGGAAGCGGCGCTGGCCAACAACGTGCCCGGCGTGATCGGCGAATGCGGCGGCTGCCTGAGCTGTGCAACCTGTCACGTGGTGGTGGATGCGGCCTGGTCCGAGCGCACGGGCGCACCGGGCGAGTTCGAGGATGCCATGCTCGACATCACCGCAGCCGAGCGGCAACCAAGGAGCCGCCTCAGCTGCCAGATCGAGGCGCATCCCGATCTTGACGGGCTGGTGCTGCACGTACCCGAGGCCTGACATCTGCGAACACCTGTCCAGCGTGCAGGCCCATCCCTTTCACTTTGCCGAAAATACGCCCGCCGCAGGCACCCAGGCCCGGCGGCAGGCGCCTCGTGGCCCGGGGCGACCGCCGCATAAGACTTGCCTTTTCGCCCTTCAATGAACAGGATGCGCCCAATACGAGCAAAGATGAGGCAAGGCAGTGCCCGAAACAAAATCCGTCGCCGCAGAGTGTCTGGGCGTCAAGGTTCCGGCCTCCCGGTTCCTCAACGAAACCCGGATCGAACGCATCAACGCCGCCCGATACGAGGGGCAGGAGATCGCCGGTGCGCTGCATGTCACCGGCCCCAAGGACGTGGTGCTGGAAATCGGCGCCGGGCTTGGCATTGTCGGCGCGGTGGTGGCCAAGAACGCCAAGCCGAAATCGGTGACCTCGTTCGAGGCCAATCCCGAACTGGTGCCCGAGATCGAGGCGCTTTATGCGCTCAACCGGCTGGGCAAGAAGATCAGCCTGCGCAACCAGATCCTGATCAGCGCGCCGGACCGGCCCGAGAGCATGCCGTTTCATATCCGCAGCAGCTATCTCGGCTCGTCTCTCCTCAACCCGACCGAGCGGCCCTCGACAGTGGTTGACGTGCCCACCGCCGATTTCGCTGAGGTTTGCGCCGAAACCGGCGCCACCGTTCTGATCATGGATATCGAGGGGGGCGAACTGGAGCTGCTGCGTCACGCGGATCTGAGCCAGTTCCGCGCCGTCGTGCTGGAGTTCCACCCCGAGGCCTATGAGATCGCCGGCATGCGCGAATGCAAGGGAATCCTGAACGCGGCCGGGTTCGAGAAGGTGAACGAGAAATCTACCCGCACGGTCTGGACCTGCCTGCGCCCTGACAGCTGACTCTAGGCTGCGCCGGGATAGCCCGGCGGGCAGAACCCGCCGGTGCGCTGAGTCAGGTCGAGCGCGGCCTCCTTGAGGGCGGCGCGCACCCGGGATTTCAGCTCTGCCGTCATCCGCGAGACCGGTGCCGCCACCGCCAGCGCCCCGATCGGGCGCTGATCGGCGCCAAAGATCGGCGCCGCGTGGGAATGCACATCCGCCTCGAACCCGCCTACCGATTCCGCGACGCCGCTTTGCTGTGCCTCGGCCAGCGCCTGGCGCAGGCGCGCGGGGTCGGTCTCGGTCTGCGGTGTATGCTTGATCAGTGGCGCAGACAGGGCGTGTTCCACCACCTCCTCGGACGAGAAGGCGAGAAAGGCCAGGCCCGACCCGGTGGCGTGCAGCGACAGGATCTCGGCATCCTCCATCGCCACCCGGGTGCCGTGGTGGCTGCTATAGGCATGGGTCAGCGTGGTCAGCTGCCCGTTGCGCTGGATCGACATATGCGAGGTCTCGCCGGTCTCGTCGCACAGGCGCCGCAGCACGTCGCGCGACACCGATAGCAGCGGCACCGCCGCCTCGCGCAACGCCGCCAGCCGCAGCACTTCGGGACCCAGCCGATAGGCCCGGTCGCCGTTCATCTGTTCGACGAATCCCGCCGCCTGAAGCTCGGTCATCATCCGATAGACCGTCGCCTTGTTCATGCCCGACAGGCGCGTCAGCTCGCTCAGGCCCATTTCGAGCCGCCCGTGGTTGAACAATGCCAGCAGGGACAATGCCTTGGAAACCGTTCCCATCCTGCCCTTCCGTCACCGATCTGTGCGAAACAGGGGTGTTTCGCGATTTCAGGGCGCCTTTTGGCAGAAATAGTTGACAGATGGTAGTCTCGCCTGTCAATCTGTATTTAAACCGCAGGTTCAAATAATGAACCAATCCTGCGGAAGAGTACCGAACAGGGAGGACAACATGACGATCAAGACCAAGATCGCGGGCGCCTTTGCGACCGCAGCGATTGCGCTGACTGCCGGAATGGCAGTGGCGGAATATCCCGAAAAGCCGGTGAACTTCATCGTGCCCTGGCCGCCGGGCGATCTGGAGGATGTGCTGACCCGCATGATCGCCGACGATTTCCAGGAGAAATACGGTGTCGCGGCGGCCGTTGTGAACAAGCCCGGCGGTGGCGGTGGCCCCTTCCCGGGCGCCATCGAGGTCGCAAACGCGCCCGCCGACGGCTATACCATCGGGTCTTTCGTGATCGGGGTGCCGGTGATGGGCCACCAGATCGACATCGCGCCGCTGACGCCCGCGAAATTCGATCCGCTGGGGATTTTCCTGACCTATCCCTTTGTCATCGCCACCTCGGGCGACGCGCCTTACAGCAGCATGGCGGAACTGGCCGAATATGCGAAATCCAACGAAGTGGCGCTGGGCCATTTCGGCGATGTGCTGACGCCGACGCAGGTGACCAAGGCTTTCGCCAAGAATGCCGGTTTCGAATGGGGCTCGGACGCGGCCTTTGACGCGCTCGACTGCAACACGCTGGCCTCGGGCGACGCGGATGTGATCAACACCACGCTGCAACTGATCCTGCCCTGTCTCGACAGCGTCAAGGTGCTGACCTCGATCACCGACCAGCGCATCCCGCTGGTGCCGGATGCGCCTGCCATCGGCGAGCTGGACGCCGATCTGAACATCGCGCTGTGGAACGGGCTGTTCGTGACCAAGGACACGCCGCAGGACGTGCGCGACAAGATCATCGCGGTGGCCAAGGAATCGATGATGAGCGAACGCGCCCAGGCGGTGGCCAAGGAGACCGGCGCGCTGGTCTATTGGCAGGACGCGGGCGACAGCGCCGCGCGCATCGAGAATGACATCGCCACCATGGCCCGTATCGGCGGCCTGCTGGAATAACCCTGACCGGGCCGGGGCCGCGTGCCCCGGCCTCTTTCTCTGCCGGAACCCTGCCACATGCCCACCGAACGCGAGCGCCGCTTTGTCGGTCCCCGGCGCGCCCAGCTGATCTTTGCCCTGTTCTTTGTCGTGGTCTCGATCCTGCTGCTCAGCCAGATCGGCAGCCAGACGAAATGGGTCGAGAAATCCAAGCTCTTTGCCCAGCCTCGGTTCTGGCCCGCGGTCGGCCTGGGGGGCATGGCGGTGCTGGGTACGATGCACCTGTACCTTTTGCCCTGGCGCAAGGTGACCCGCTATGACTGGTGGGAGCTGCGCAAATGGACGCAGGTTCTGGAGTTCGCGCTCTGGTTCCTGGCCTATGTGCTGCTGGTCCCGATGATCGGCTATCTTCCGGTGACGCTGGTCTTTGTGCCGCTGCTGGCCTGGCGGATGGGCTATCGAGACCGGCGGATGCTGGGCCTGTCGGTCCTGTTCGCGGTTGCGGTGGTGGTGCTGTTCAAGGGGCTGTTGGGCGTCAAGATCCCCGGCGGCGCGATCTACGAATACCTTCCCGGCGCGTTGCGCAGCTTCTTTATCCTGTATCTCTGATGGACCTGCTTCTTTCCGCTCTCGACATCCTGATGCGCTGGGACGTGGCGCTGGCGCTGCTGACCGGCTCGGTCGGAGGCGTGCTGATCGGTGCCATTCCCGGTGTCGGACCCGCCGTGGCCATCGCCATCCTGCTGCCGGCCACCTTCTCGATGGACCCGATCGTCGGGCTGACGGTGCTGTTGGGCATCTATGGCAGCTCGATGTATGGCGGCGCCATTCCCGCCATCCTGATCAACACGCCCGGCACCGCGGTGAACGCGCTGACCACCTATGACGGCTATCCGATGACGGCGCGCGGAGAGCCGCGCCGGGCGCTGAGCCTGGCCTATTCCGCCAGTTTCTTCGGCGGCATCTTCTCGGTGATCTGCCTGATCCTGTTTGCACCCGTGCTGGCGCGGGTGGCGCCCTATTTCGGCAGTCGCGAGATCTTTCTTGCCGCCCTTCTGGGGATCATCCTGATGGTGGTGGCCCATCGCGGGCAGACACTGATCGCGGGCGCGCTGGCGGCCTTTGGCATCTTCATCCAGACGATCGGGCTAGAGCCGGTGAAATACACCTCGCGCTATACGTTCGACCAGCCGTTCCTGTCGGGCGGCATCAACCTGATCGTGGTGGTGCTGGGTCTTTTTGCGCTCAGCCAGGCCTTTGTCCTGCTCACCTCGGAGGATGAGAAAATCCGCATGACCCGCCTGCGCGGCGGCATGTTCCAGGGCCTGCGCGAGTTGGCGCGCCACCCGCGCGTGGCGACCGTTTCGGCCAGTTTCGGCGTCGTGATGGGGATGATCCCCGGCGTCGGCGAGTTCACCGCGCAGTTCATGTCCTATACCTATGCGCAGCGCTCGTCCAAGCGGCCGCAGGATTTCGGCAACGGCTCTTCCGAGGGGCTGATCGCCGCCGAGACCGCCAACAACGCGGTGCCCGCCGCCGCCATGGTGCCGCTGCTGGCCCTGGGCATCCCCGGCGAGGCGCTGACCGCAATGATGCTGAGCGTGTTCTACGTGCATAACGTGGTGCCCGGCCCGGGCCTGTTCCAGAACCAGATGGATTTCGTGGTGGCGCTTTATCTGTCGCTGCTGATCCTCAACGTGCTGGTTCTGGTGTTCCTGCTGTTCGCCACCCGCTCGCTGATCCAGGTGGTTCGGATCCCGAACCGCTTTCTGGGGGTCTGTATCCTGACGCTCAGCTTTGTCGGGGTCTATTCGCTGCGCAACTCGGCCACCGATTGCGTGATGGCGGCGCTGTTCGGGGTGCTGGGCTATGTCTTGAAACGCCTCTCGATGCCTTCGGTGCCAATCATCCTGGGCATGGTTCTGGGCGGCATCATGGAGGTCAAGCTGCGCGCCGGCATGGCCCGCGTCAAGGAACCGCTCGATTTCATCGACCGCCCGGTCGCGTTCCTGCTTTTCCTCGCCATCGTGCTGGTGCTGATCGGCCATTTCCGCCGTGTGCTGCGCGAGCGGGCCGAGATCAAGGCCGCCGAACGGGGCGCGCTGAAATCGGGGCACCGGTTCGGCCAGATGCTGGGGCGGCGGCGCGGGCGCTTTGTCAAGGACCGGTTCAAGCTGGTGCGCGCCCGCCATGCCAAGCGGCTGCGCGCCCTCAAGGACCTGTTCTAGGGTGCCGTCCGGTGCCCGGGCAGACTCCGACCGGACCCTACGTCGCTTCGGCCATTCCCCCTTGATCTCAGGTGCGCGGCGGATCACGCTGCTAGCGCGCGGAATACCATTCCGCAGATTGAAACAGGGAGGAGAGGCCCCATGCCCGAGGCCATCGGATACGAACGCGTTGGAGATATCGTCATTCTGGCGGCCGACAATCCGCCGGTCAATGCGCTGGGTCATGCGGTGCGTCAGGGGCTGGCTGTCGGGCTTGACCGGGCCGAGGCCGAGGGCGCGCGCGGGGTGCTGATCTACGGCACCGGGCGGACCTTTTTCGCCGGGGCCGATATTCGTGAATTCGGCAAGCCCCCGAAGGAACCGCACCTGCCCGAACTGTGCAATCGGATCGAGGCCTCGCCGCTGTTGGTGGTGTCGGCGCTGCACGGCACCGCGCTGGGTGGCGGGCTGGAAGTGGCACTGGCCACCCATTACCGGATCGCGGTGCCGCAGGCCAAGGTTGGCCTGCCCGAGGTGCATCTGGGGATTCTGCCGGGTGCCGGTGGCACCCAGCGCCTGCCGCGTGTGGCGGGGGTAGAGGCGGCGCTTGACATGATCACCACGGGCCGCCATGTGCGCGCCGACGAGGCGCTGCGTCTGGGTGTGATCGACCGCGTCGCCGAGGGCGAGCCGCGCGAAATCGGCCTGAGCTACCTGCGCGAACTGCTGGACGAGGGCGCCCCGCGCCGCCCGGTGGGCGAGATGCCTGCGCCCGCGCCGGTCGATTTCGACGCGATTTATGCGGCGGTGCTGAGAAAGGGCCGCGGCCAGCTGTCGCCCGCCACCGCGGTGCGTGCGGTACAGGCGGCGTGCGAGGCCGAGAGCTTTGCCGCCGGGCTGAAGCGCGAACGCGAGTTGTTCATGGAGCTGATGAACTCGGACCAGCGCGAGGGGCTGATCCATGCGTTTTTCGCCGACCGCGCGGTGGGCAAGCTGCCGGAACTGGAAGGTGTGGCGCCGCGCCCGCTGGCGGCAATCGGGGTCATTGGCGGCGGCACCATGGGCGCGGGCATCGCCACCGCCGCGCTCTTGTCGGGGCTGAGCGTCACCATGCTGGAGATGACGCCAGAGGCCGCCGAGGCCGCCAAGGGCCGGATCGAGGGCAACCTGTCGGGCGCGCTGAAGCGCGGCAAGCTGACGGCGCAGCAATTCGACAACCTGACCACCAAGGCGTTGACGCTGGCCATAGATTACGACGCGCTGGCCGATGCCGATCTGGTGATCGAGGCGGTGTTTGAGGATATGGAGGTCAAGAAACAGGTGTTCACCAAGCTCGACGCCGTGTGCAAACCGGGCGCGGTGCTGGCCTCGAACACCTCGTATCTCGACATCAACCAGATCGCGGCAGTGACCAGCCGTCCGCAGGATGTGCTGGGCCTGCATTTCTTCTCGCCCGCGCATGTGATGAAGCTTTTGGAGGTGGTCATCGCCGACCAGACCGCGCCCGATGTGGCGGCCACCGGCTTTGCGCTGGGCAAGCGGCTGGGCAAGGTCTCGGTCCGGGCCGGGGTCTGTGACGGATTCATCGGCAACCGCATCCTGTCGGTCTATCGTACCTGCGCCGATCACATGATCCTGGACGGGGCCTCGCCCTATCAGATCGACGAAGCGCTGGAAGAGTTCGGATTTGCCATGGGGCCCTTTGCGGTGGCCGACCTGGCGGGGCTGGATATCGGCTGGGCCGTGCGCAAGCGCAAGCGGGCCGAAGGACTGGACCCGCGCGCCCGCGACAGCGCCTATGCCGACAAGCTGTGCGAGGCGGGCCATTTCGGACAGAAGACCGGCAAGGGCTATTACGACTATGCCGCAGGCGCCAAGGCGCGGGTGCCGAATCCCGAGGTGCTGCCGTTGATCGAAGCGGAGCGCGCCCAGCAGGGGATTACCCCGCGTGCGTTCAGCAAGGACGAGATCGTGCGCCGGTACATGGCGGCGATGGTCAACGAGGCCGCCAAGGTGGTGGGCGAGGGCATCGCGCGCCGTCCGCTCGACGTGGATGTGACCCTGCTCTACGGTTACGGCTTTCCGCGCTATCGCGGCGGGCCGCTGAAATGGGCCGACATGCAGGGGCTGCCTGAGTTGCTGGCCGATATCAAACGCTGGGCGGCGGAGGATGCCTATTTCTGGCAACCCGCGCCGCTGCTGGAACAACTGGTGGCCGAGGGCCGCACTTTCGACGATCTGAACAAGGAAGCCGTCTAATGAAACAAGCCGTTATTGTCTCCACCGCCCGGACCGGGCTGGCGAAATCCTTTCGCGGGTCGTTCAACGTGACCCATGGGGCCACCATGGGTGGCCATGCGGTGCAGGCCGCTGTCGCGCGGGCGGGTCTCGATGGTTCGGAGATCGAGGATTGCATCATCGGCTGCGGGTTCCCCGAGGGCGAGACAGGCAGCAACATCGGCCGCCAGATCGCCATTCGCGCGGGCCTGCCGGTGACGGCCTCGGGCATGACAGTGAACCGGTTCTGCTCGTCTGGCCTGCAAACCGTTGCCCTGGCGGCGCAGGCGATCACCGAGGGCGGCTCCGGCCCGATGGTGGCGGGCGGGGTCGAAAGCATCTCGATGGTGCAACCCAAGGCGCGCCCGGCGCCCGAGGCCTGGATTCAGGAGCACAAGCCCGCCATCTACATGGCGATGATCGAGACGGCGGATATCGTGGCACAGCGCTATGGCCTCAGCCGCGCGTATCAGGACGAATACTCGCTGCGCAGTCAGCAGCGCATCGCGGCGGCGCAGGCCGAGGGCAAGTTCGCCGACGAGATTGTGCCGATGCAAACCAAGATGGCAGTGAAGGACAAGGAAAGCGGCGAGGTCTCGATGCACGAGGTCACCGTGGACCGCGACGAATGCAACCGGCCCTCGACCACGCTGGAGGGTCTGGCGGGGCTGGAGCCGGTGCGGGGCGCGGGCAATTTCGTGACCGCCGGCAATGCCTCGCAACTGAGCGACGGTGCCGCGGCGCTGGTGCTGATGGAGGCGGCAGAGGCCGAGCGTCGCGGGCTGGAGCCGCTGGGTGCGTTCAAGGGATTCTGCGTCGCTGGCTGTGAGCCGGACGAGATGGGCATCGGGCCCGTGTTCGCGGTGCCGCGCCTGCTGGAGCGGCATGGGCTCAAGGTCGACGATATCGACCTGTGGGAGCTGAACGAGGCGTTCGCCAGCCAGTGTCTTTACAGCCGCGATAGGCTGGGCATCGACCCGGAGAAATACAACGTGAACGGCGGCTCGATCGCCATCGGCCACCCGTTCGGCATGACCGGGGCCCGGATGACCGGGCATCTGATGCTGGAAGGCAAGCGGCGCGGCGCCAAGCTGGGCGTGGTCAGCATGTGCATTGGCGGCGGCATGGGCGCGGCCGGGCTGTTCGAGATCTTCTGAGCGGGCGTGTGCGTCCGCGCGGGCCATCGAGGCCCGCCCGGACGCGGCCCGGCGCGGGGCGCCGGGCTGAGCCGCCCGAAACGGGCGGCAAGGGAGGAAAGCGGATATGGACCTGAACTACAGCGACGAGGAACTGGCGTTTCGCGCCGAGGTGCGCGCCTTTCTGGCCGAGAACCTGCCGGCGGAGGTCTCGGACAAGGTGCGGCGCGGCATCAGCCTGGGCAAGGAAGGCCACGAGAAATGGCATGCCACGCTGAACGCACGCGGATGGCTGGCCTATAACTGGCCGCGCGAATTTGGCGGGGCCGAGTGGAACGCGGTAGAGCGGCATATCTTTGAAGAGGAATGCGCCGCCGCCTATGCGCCCCGCATTGTCCCCTTTGGCCTGTCGATGCTGGCACCGGTGTTGCAGAAATTCGGCACCAAGGAACAGCAGGACCATTACCTGCCGCGTATCCTGTCGGGCGAGGACTGGTGGTGTCAGGGCTATTCCGAGCCGGGCGCCGGGTCCGATCTGGCCTCGCTGAAAACCCGCGCAGTGCGGGACGGTGACCACTATGTCGTCAACGGGCAGAAGACATGGACGACGCTCGGCCAATACGCCAACTGGATATTCTGCTTGGTGCGTACCGACCCCGAGGCCAAGCAGCAGGAAGGCATCAGTTTCCTGCTGATCGACATGACCACGCCGGGCATCACCGTGCGCCCCATCGTGCTGCTGGATGGCACGCCCGAGGTGAACGAGGTGTTCTTTGACGACGTGCGGGTGCCGGTCGAGAACCTGGTGGGCGAGGAGAACAAGGGCTGGACCTATGCCAAGTACCTGCTGACCCATGAGCGTACCAATATCGCGGGCGTGGGCTTCAGCCAGGCGGGGCTGGACGCGGTCAAGCGCATCGCCCGGATCGAGACGGCCAATGGTCGTCCGCTGATCGAAAACCCGCATTTCGCGGCGCGTCTGGCGCAGATCGAGATCGACCTGATGGCTATGGCCACCACCAACATGCGCATCATCAGCCAGGCTGCCAGCGGTCAGGCGCCGGGCGTCGAAAGCTCGATGCTCAAGGTCAAGGGCACCATCATCCGGCAAGAGATCAACGACCTGACCCGCCGCGCGGTGGGGCCCTATGCGATGCCCTTCGCCTCGGAGGCGATCGAGGGCGACAATGCACCCATCGGCCCCGATTATGCCGGGCCGGTGTCGGCGCAGTATTTCAACAATCGCAAACTGTCGATCTTTGGCGGATCGAACGAGATCCAGCGCGGGATCATCGCCAAGGTCAAGATGGGGGGCTGAGGGACATGGATTTCAACCTGACCGAAGAACGCCAGATGTTGCAGGATACCCTGCGCCGCTATCTGGCGGATCGTTACACGACATCCGTCCGCAACACGATCCTGGACAGTGACAGCGGCATGAGCGCGGATATCTGGGCCGGGCTGGCAGAGCTTGGCGTGATCGGAGCGCTATTCTCGGAGGAGGACGGCGGGTTTGGCGGCGCAGGCTTCGACATCGCCACCGTGTTCGAGGAACTGGGCCGCGCGGGCGTGGTCGAGCCGATGCTGGATAGTGCCATTCTGGGCGGGCGGCTGATCGCGGCGCTGGGCGACGAGGCCCAGCGCGGGCTGCTGGAGGAGATCATCGGCGGGGCGGCGCATCTGGCGCTGGCGCATGGCGAACCCGCCAGCCGCTATGACCTGACACGAGTGGAGACCAGCGCCCGCGTTGACGGCGACGGGATCGTTCTGAATGGTCGCAAGGCGGTGGTGGTGAATGCCGAAGCTGCTGGCCACCTGATCGTCTCGGCCCGCGAAAGCGGCGGGATCTTTGACCTGGACGGTATTTCGCTGTTCCTGGTGCCTGTAGGAACGCCGGGCGTGACGCAACATGGCTATCCGATGTTGGCCGGGGGCCGCGCCGCCGAGGTGACGCTGGACACTGTCCACCTGCCGCAGTCGGCGCGGCTGGGCGCGGCGGGGGAGGGGCTGGCGCCGCTGATGGACGCGATTGCC
The window above is part of the Ruegeria pomeroyi DSS-3 genome. Proteins encoded here:
- a CDS encoding acetyl-CoA C-acyltransferase, whose amino-acid sequence is MKQAVIVSTARTGLAKSFRGSFNVTHGATMGGHAVQAAVARAGLDGSEIEDCIIGCGFPEGETGSNIGRQIAIRAGLPVTASGMTVNRFCSSGLQTVALAAQAITEGGSGPMVAGGVESISMVQPKARPAPEAWIQEHKPAIYMAMIETADIVAQRYGLSRAYQDEYSLRSQQRIAAAQAEGKFADEIVPMQTKMAVKDKESGEVSMHEVTVDRDECNRPSTTLEGLAGLEPVRGAGNFVTAGNASQLSDGAAALVLMEAAEAERRGLEPLGAFKGFCVAGCEPDEMGIGPVFAVPRLLERHGLKVDDIDLWELNEAFASQCLYSRDRLGIDPEKYNVNGGSIAIGHPFGMTGARMTGHLMLEGKRRGAKLGVVSMCIGGGMGAAGLFEIF
- a CDS encoding acyl-CoA dehydrogenase family protein; protein product: MDFNLTEERQMLQDTLRRYLADRYTTSVRNTILDSDSGMSADIWAGLAELGVIGALFSEEDGGFGGAGFDIATVFEELGRAGVVEPMLDSAILGGRLIAALGDEAQRGLLEEIIGGAAHLALAHGEPASRYDLTRVETSARVDGDGIVLNGRKAVVVNAEAAGHLIVSARESGGIFDLDGISLFLVPVGTPGVTQHGYPMLAGGRAAEVTLDTVHLPQSARLGAAGEGLAPLMDAIAAANVALCAECVGAMQSAVELTRGYLMTRKQFGRPIGTFQALQHRFADMLIELEQARSALINASGHLDSADRDRQIAAARNLIARVGRLVAEEAIQMHGGIAMTQEYELAHIAKRIVMADHRFGDADYHLERFIALSAA
- a CDS encoding acyl-CoA dehydrogenase family protein, with protein sequence MDLNYSDEELAFRAEVRAFLAENLPAEVSDKVRRGISLGKEGHEKWHATLNARGWLAYNWPREFGGAEWNAVERHIFEEECAAAYAPRIVPFGLSMLAPVLQKFGTKEQQDHYLPRILSGEDWWCQGYSEPGAGSDLASLKTRAVRDGDHYVVNGQKTWTTLGQYANWIFCLVRTDPEAKQQEGISFLLIDMTTPGITVRPIVLLDGTPEVNEVFFDDVRVPVENLVGEENKGWTYAKYLLTHERTNIAGVGFSQAGLDAVKRIARIETANGRPLIENPHFAARLAQIEIDLMAMATTNMRIISQAASGQAPGVESSMLKVKGTIIRQEINDLTRRAVGPYAMPFASEAIEGDNAPIGPDYAGPVSAQYFNNRKLSIFGGSNEIQRGIIAKVKMGG